atgtgatttctttctctggggttacgtgaaagataaggtgtttatcccaccaatgctgCACGATATCTCTGAGGTAAAGGATTGCATAATCAATGCagtcaactctatcgaaaatgacatgttagaacaagtttggcaagagctagactttcgtgttgatatGTGTCATGTCActagaggagcacatattgaacatttatagattttaacaaaaactgtttgagtccctgcatcacttcgtacaactttcatttaggtaagtgaaatactttttttgtattgacTTTTTTTAACTCCTAAGGACAttatgaatcactctgtatttgtgTTCTATGCGGTGTCAAGTCTGATTATATAATGAAAGATGCCAGTTGCATACTACTATGGAAACAATCAGACACATGACTTATTTCtgagaaaatctatttattttatgactttaaaaaaaaatagatgtttttgaGCTCTTGGATTCTGTATAGCATTGCAATAAATGAGTGGAGGCCCTCTTATACTTACGAAGCATTTTTCTCCCCTTTCAGTCTGAAAACAGTGAACTTTCTGTCCTTGCATActcatttaaaagttaatatgttgattggtacaaaaatataaaacaaggaTAGCAGAAAATTCAGTATAAGTCAATTCTTATATAAGGTTATAAGGTTAAGTGTTTAGTGCAGATAGAATTCAGTggtattcacttaaaatttttataaaagtatttgctTGTGTTTGTACATTCTTCAAATAGAATGTATAGAAAATTTCAAGCAATATTTTGGGTCTgtctgttttgaaatattttctaaccagtttaataaaataattaacattagcTACTACAAAAAACTGATTGGTTCCTCACATGACTTTTCAGTACTGGCCTTGAGAATCCATGGTGGTTGTTAACTCACAaccttatttcattgttttttatacatattgtgGACTGTGATGTATGATTTCAAACACCGCAATGGCACAATAGAATAATAATACACATTCCTTGCACGTGCTGTAGTCTGTTGACACCCTCAGTaacgtatatataaaatctgTTCTGTCAGATGGTGTTTGTTAGTGATTAAGATGATGTTTATAGTTTTTACAGAGTGAaaggtttgtttattattaacgggttgtaagtatattaatatacctaaaaataatagtatattaatttatataattactcatttaataattcattatatttgagTAGCCAGGAGGTAAGTAAATCTTATGTTATTTTTGGGAAATATTGGAACCTCATCCAGGACGTCATACTCACCCCGTTAGCAAATGGGAAGTTAGTCATGAACTATAGCAGACAGATATTCAGAATGACTCTGAAGGCGAAATGCTTTGTAGTATTCTTAAACtagtataattaaaacattaaacatatttatggaaATAGGCATGTTTCCATAAAATTGTGGTTTTTCAGTTTAAATCATATCCtacatgtaaattacatttttgatgaaaatttggtgTACTGGTACAGATTGTTCGATTCTCTGTAAGATAGTTGTATAAGATTCTTGTAAACTTTCTTTCTGTAAGAAGAGATATGtcatattttactgttaaaaaacattttcacaatgGCTTTGTGTACCACACAAAATTCATGGAGGCCGACATTACCagaaacagtgtaataaatttagatgtttaattAACTGTTAGCTTCTCCTGAAATCTTCATCCAAACTATctgtaatgtgtttattaatggttgATAATGGCATATGAGAAGCTTTAGTTTTACACATGAAGATGTAAAACATGTACATGTGAGAAGTTTTCACATCACATGCTGCTATTTCAGATTAATGAACAGGGAAAAAAGATTGTCAGTGAAATTAAGCAAACTGTGTATTATGCTTGTGTTAACAACACAGTATAACACTGAAATGTTGTGTCAGATTATGGTGATCAATAAGTTTTAATGCTGGCATTTGTGAATCCAAGATGTTTGTGTGAGGAAGTTATAACTATGGCCACGTTAGTTCTTTTGACTAACGTACTTCTAATACCACATGGAAGACTGCTTTATTTTATGTTGCTGGCATCTTACTCTTAGATTATTGTTTCTCatctgtaaaaattaacttttcttctttcttttttgcaACTACATTGCCTTATATTAATACTtacaaaatgtgtaattaatCCTGGTTTATTTAAGCATCAAAGTGTACATACcagttaaaacttttcttttgccAAAAATTGTATcctttttaggtaataaaaaacaatgaactcTACTGTTATTACAcactcatttatattttatttgagatgTAGAAATTCAATGATCATTCAGTTATACCATAAGACTGGTTATCATGTTGTGTttgttattaacataaattatatttatagtaagtTACTTCCATACATAACTCACATAGGTTGGTGGTTTGAACATGCTCTGATCCGTAACATGTCTTAAATTATCTTTGACATTATAGTTCGCTCTAAGCTCTTGAGATCAGGTgttacatttatgtaatatttcattaaccacGCTTATTTGAAGTcccacttttataataaaatattatgactactttatattttttccagaCTATGGATTCACAAACTGGTAATTCATTTTTGGAAGAAGATCCATTATTGTtgcctattaaaaaagaaaacatacatgAAATAGaggaaacaaaatatttgtttgtacctcTTGCCAAGATAGCTGATGAAgtgacaatatttaaacaagtaagctattttctattttatcttggtttaagtcattaatattaaacCAGTTATTGTAAGAACTCTGAATTTCTCTATTcatcaagatatttttatttactgtttatggcCCTCATAGCGTTTAGCATCCATGTCTGAATGAGATATTTcgatttatagtgtaaaaaaacaattattaatgaaatataggtAGGTAAATACCTTTGATGAACAAATTGCCCCTAACATTTTACCGTAAACATTTTTGCAACGATACATATCAAAGAAAATACATCAAACTGATGCTTCATACTATAAACATAGCTGcctaaacattattcattttatacccagaaaaaattattaagtcatTTTAAGTAAAACAGTACAAATTTATCATTGCATTTATGAAGCATGTCAGTTAAGAGGAAGTTTTgctataatttttgataatatccATTCTAGGTCACTGcagttttttttcaaacaagattaatgtgttttttatgtttacaccAGCGACTtgtttcttttaccaaacaaTTTAGATTATGCTTAGgtgcaaacatttttctattgagcttttaattttttgccaatGCCTACAATATTTCTGGGTTTTGGCATTATCAACTATTCCAGTTGAATACTATTATAGAAGCACTCATACAGGTGACTTATTTCTgtgaaaattaattcattgtatgattgtaagaaaaattggtgtttctttttttgcctataaagcttataaattattattattattgtcgcaGAATATGGATGCACAAGGTGGTAGTTCAGTTTTGGGTGAAGATCCATTATCCtccagtattaaaaaagaaatcaagcatgaaacagagcaAACAGAATATTTGTTTGAACCTGTTGTCATAACAGATGATAAACTGATgacaacatctagacaagtaagatattttcatttcctgtttaatagtttacttaatatttagcaTACTTGTTTAGAactagatattttgattaaaagtgtaaaacaaattacaaacagTTTGTGGAGGATTGCAGCGGATTTGACACAAGTCAGTCCTGAAAACTCAtggcttttgaaaaaaaataaacattctgtgctgggtttttataaaaggtttgttGTGTCCTTCTTGACACAATGAACTGTGGTTTTGATCCTACAATAAATCCACTATTGATCCGAAATGATTTCACTAACACCAAATGTCAATGGtgcatgttaattaatttttttgtttgctaagaTCTAAATTCTATTGCTGATAGTATTCTCTTAAAATCAGAAAAcagttaaaacgtttttaaataagacatctaaaaatttaagttcttttacttttactatttttactaaaCACTCTGGAATTATCAGAAGTATACTTTTCTATTCTGTTACAAAATTAAGAAGTTAAATCCTAGAACCACAATTTATCAAAAACGAAATAGTTATCTGTAAATTATTTCTTAGCAGATTTTAAATTGCATTACTAACTTCTAGTACGAATCTTTACGTGATTTAGAAACATGATAACATTTCTCAAGAAATGTGTAGCTCACTCCTGtaggtaaattatatatatttatttcaagttttattgcAGCACTCGTTGCTTTTCTCATGGTACTCTCATTTTTGTGTAGCAGAAtggattaaaagaaattaaaattcttcgTTTGACATTTTCAtggacaatatatatattttggatcTTCAGTGTATAATTCTTTCATTGTTAAGCTGATTCACATATCTAGTACTAAAcctgttttctaatttttcatataaattgatGTTAATACTGTTCTCTGTGTTTGATTTTGTAAGAAGAAATGCAGGGACCAGTAACTTAATCTAGGGATGAGTTAAGGAAATATTTACACTTATTGCCAGATTTCTATTTTcattcagttaatattaacaaaactaaactacagtaattttttttttttttttttatttttatttgctatttcaAAAATTGTCTCTAGTCAGTCCAGCTTTAGTTTCTATACTATGTAGCACATAGTTTGGGAATTGTGTTATATTTTgttccttattttttaacttcttatactaatgaaatttttatttttgctacttaCAAACAAAGATATTGTGCTTACTTTAATATGAAGATAAGATATTTAATGTTAGAGTGTAAGTTGTCAATTTTTAGTtggcattattaaaattaacaaagttttccGATAGATAACTTAacagttatgttaatttttttaggatcttAGTGAAAAAGCTATCGATGATGTGGAGGAAAGAAGTACTGAAAGTAGTTCACAGAGTTCAAAATGTAtggtttgcaataaattaaaaaataactgtatatgtGATAATGGCAATGATAAAGAATATGATGATGTAAACAGTTtctctattaaagaaaaatacttgcaaattacagaaaaaacagTTAAAGAAATGGACATAATATCTTCTCATCTTCCTATTCACACATGTGTTTTTTGTCAGGAGTCTTTCACTCAGAGATCTACTTTAGAGTCACACTTAAAtattcatgttgtcaaaaaaaacttaatatgtgatttatgtaaaaaaacgtttactcAACGCAGTAGTTTAAAAGCACATCTCTtgattcatactggtgagaaaaaattcacttgtaatttttgtaacaaaacatttaGTGTCAAGtgcaatttaaaaacacatctctacATTCATACTGATGAGAAAAAgttcaattgtaatttttgtaagaaaacatttaatcaaagaagtaatttaaaaagacatctctctattcatactggtgagaaaaaattcacttgtaaattttgtaaaaaaacttttaatcaaagcggtagtttaaaaacacatctctctattcatactggcgagaaaaaattcagttgtaaattttgtaaaaaaacttttaatcaaagcggtagtttaaaaacacatctctctattcatactggcgagaaaaaattcagttgtaaattttgtaaaaaaacttttaatcaaagcggtagtttaaaaacacatctctctattcatactggcgagaaaaaattcagttgtaaattttgtaaaaaaacttttaatcaaagcggtagtttaaaaacacatctctctattcatactggcgagaaaaaattcagttgtaaattttgtaaaaaaacttttaatcaaagcggtagtttaaaaacacatctctctgttcatactggtgagaaaaaattcacttgtaatttttgtaagaaaacatttagtgttagtggtaatttaaaaaaacatctctctattcatactggtgagaaaaaattcagttgtaatttttgtaagaaaacatttagtgTCAggggtaatttaaaaacacatctctacattcatactggtgagaaaaattttacttgtaatttttgtaaaaaaacttttaatcaaagcagtagtttaaaaacacatctctctattcatactggtgagaaaaaattcagctgtaatttttgtgaaaaaacttttaatcaaagcagtagtttaaaaacacatctctctattcatactggtgagaaaaaattcagttgtaatttttgtgaaaaaacttttaatcaaagcagtagtttaaaaacacatctctctattcatactggtgaaaaaaaattcatttgtgatttttgtaagaaaacatttaatcaaaagagtaatttaataacacacctctctattcatactggtgagaaaaagttcacttgtaatttttgtaagaaaacatttaatcaaagaagtaatttaaaaacacatctctctattcatactggttaGAGAAATTTCACATGTAATTTTTATCGAAAAACCTTTACACAGAAGTCAAATTAGGTTGACAAAGtggtataaattctttatttgttataaagtctTTGCAGTTTATtgtgagtattttttatttatttatttttttcattgtatacaGTATTCAAaactaattagtttataaataagattttttggaattatttgtataatagtatccacttaccaacaatcttttaatgttaTGTTCTAGTGCTTTTGGATATTAATCCATTCTTAGGAACACTGATGTCTAATGCATTGTATTTCCTTCACATACCATTAATATACTAAacgagttttgaatttttaaataaaaaattataaatataacaattgattgtcaaaaggtaaaaataatatcaacattatctgtcatgtcagtatgaaggtctcaattgttatgtaaCAAATAACAATTGAGTAACCAACCATCAGGACCCTCCAtgctgaattaatttataaaatatttcaagttttataattaaaaataaaagaataaaaaagtagaaaatcttACCTTATGTcaggaaaaagaaaactgatgaccaaaaacattaaattttgattttctgacattcaataaaaattcagGGTTTTCCGTGACAGTCTAAGATACACCTCACCTTATAAAGCACAAGGCTTGTTTTTCACTGTTTTGTACTAGTAAATTCTGACCAGCCACTTCCATCAACAAATCTACttgatttttgtatatataattttgtaataaaatcagtgTTGTCCGTAACAGTAAAAAAGATTACTCTGAATAACTTACacagtaatatatattatcattaccaataaaataagtaatcGGAATATTTCGAGCACAGCAATGACTAAATAATATGGCGCACTCAAAATATTTCGAGCGCAGCAATGATTAAATGATACGAAGCACTCGAAATATTATGAGTGTAGCAATTAAAAGGTTAATGATATGTGAAGGatgtaattataatgtataacacatcaatgttcctaaGGATGGATTAATATCTGAAAGCGCTagaacataatattaaagattgttggtaaacggatactattatataaataatttataaaaaaccaacgggccatgattagtaataaaattcatttatataatgtgTGTACAATTCTATCAATAAAGCTTTGTAATAACTTATGTATTAcatgattttctttatttcacgttgtctaaaaagtattaagcctttggaggccaaaattgaaaatacatttattgttattgaaaaataacattttgagaccacatgcacaattttttttcaataaccttCTGCCATTTTTCCTTCACACCATAAACCTTACACtatagaacttctgtggtttcATAAAATTGTGACGCATGTTTTTCACAGGCCTTTTTTGAAGCTAATTGAAACCATTCAGAGAGTTGTTgcagagactgaaacaaatgaTATTCTGATGGTGCTAAGTCCATTCTATGTGGTGGATGCAtcaaaacctcccagtcaagttccCTTAATTGTTGACAGGTCATTAAAGATATATGCGGTCTGGCGGTTTTCCGCATGGTGTATGACATCCTTTCTGTGGACCTATTGAGgctgtttcttttgaattgctagttGCAATCATGCTAACTGATGACAGTACTGTTCTGAGTCTATCATCTGCCTGGTGGCAGCAGCTTGTGATGCACAATACCCTTCCACTCTCACCAAACACACTGCAAAACTTTCCTGGTTCTCCTCGCTTCAGTCACAATCTTTTTTGCATATTGTTGTcttaggttatccacttttcatcactgatttttCATTTGGCTTCAGTGGCTCAATTTCATTACGTTTCAGCCGAGAATCAGAGacagaaattcgatcgagtaaagtTTTCTCAGTCAGATGATGTCGCACTGAAACATCGAGCTTCTTTTTGTACccagctttctccaaatggtttaacaaTGTTAGGTTATGGGTGTTAGGTAATTGGCAATTACATGCCTAGACTATTGGCAGAATATAATTCACTTTCTCTGTAGTTGGTCGTCCACTGCAAGGAGCATCTTGGACATcagaattttgaaaacaaaagcgACTGAACAATCTTTTGACTGTTGCTTTTGGTAACATATCTTGCCCATAAACAACACAAGTTTCTTCACGGGCCTGCATGGCATTtgcatttatcaaaataaaattgtaaaatgttcatCAGTTTTGCAGAAAGCCCACTCATCTTCACAGCGCAATACCTTATGTCCTAATATAAGAATTGCAAATTTTTTGCATATCTACTAGTTTCAACTGCCAGCTGTCTAGTGATGTTTGGGCTGACCCACTGCAACTCATATACGCTGAGATTTGGGACACTAAATTATCTAGTGTGCAAAATGCTCAGTATTCTTTAGACTACCTACTATTAATCCCTAACAAACTAAAACTACAAGTTTAAGACATTGTtagaaagatattcattaagtTAAGAGTATATTAGATGTAAttgagaaagaatattaaaaactgtgtgtttatatatatatctataaatataaaataacatgtgagTCATTTATAATCAACGTCCAGAAATCACTAATTAAGATTAATTGATGGAAGTTTGTATACACGTTTTTGTTACAGTGTAAGCAAGCACTAACaaagaattctttgaaattttgagtttaaaagtTCAAATCGAGTAAcattgaaatttactattttttgaatttctctgtaacaaatgtagatatctacttgatttctggtgtgtgtgtaatcttcatgtgaatatcaaaaGTGCCGATGATATACGGGGTGGCAGCTCAACAAATACAGCAGCCACTGCCActcttattgtatttataatgtgATTGGCTGCACcagcctctggttacttgactaaaaaacataaaattaaaaataattgaccgTGATTGGAAAGCAAGTAACCATGATGTGTCGGCAACGACGCGACAGGGATGACACTTAGTACAGTTACTaatggatgataataaattttaagtataatgaaaaaaatataaaggctGACTGTGATTCAAAACTAGAACCTTCCCAATGAATTTCAGAGACGTTACCACTTTGTTAGAATGATAACAGCAacactactaataataatagtataaatatttcagttctGATGATCCAACTAAGTCGAAGAATAATCTGTGTGCAacatcagataaaattaaaaattgtacaaataatttttaagcttaatattgttaattatttgtttaatatacatttgaaatCATTCAGGcagtttttcatttcatttaattccaTTGCAAAAACTTTTTCTACATCGGCTTGGAAATAAATATTGGTGTGTAGTTTAGTCTGTTAGATGTGTACTTCGTGAAAGtgaattgtttaaaatctttataaaaattgatgaagCTGTTCTGTAgttaaagaatttcaaaattttaaaaaagagaccCCAACATGtttatctataatatttactGTCAcattcgaataaaattaaaaaaaacattagttttaagctaaataaattgaattttttgaaactgttcaaatttaaaaaaaaaaaaatctttactacaATTAACTCTGCGCTGATTTCAAGAAATGTTTGCAGAATTGGATAACTT
Above is a genomic segment from Lycorma delicatula isolate Av1 chromosome 12, ASM4794821v1, whole genome shotgun sequence containing:
- the LOC142333264 gene encoding uncharacterized protein LOC142333264 isoform X2, whose amino-acid sequence is MDTQTGTSFLEEDPLSLPIKKENMHETEETEYFFVPLAKTNDEVTIFKQTMDSQTGNSFLEEDPLLLPIKKENMHETEEPENLFVPLAKADVEETIFKQTMDSQTGNSFLEEDPLLLPIKKENIHEIEETKYLFVPLAKIADEVTIFKQNMDAQGGSSVLGEDPLSSSIKKEIKHETEQTEYLFEPVVITDDKLMTTSRQDLSEKAIDDVEERSTESSSQSSKCMVCNKLKNNCICDNGNDKEYDDVNSFSIKEKYLQITEKTVKEMDIISSHLPIHTCVFCQESFTQRSTLESHLNIHVVKKNLICDLCKKTFTQRSSLKAHLLIHTGEKKFTCNFCNKTFSVKCNLKTHLYIHTDEKKFNCNFCKKTFNQRSNLKRHLSIHTGEKKFTCKFCKKTFNQSGSLKTHLSIHTGEKKFSCKFCKKTFNQSGSLKTHLSIHTGEKKFSCKFCKKTFNQSGSLKTHLSIHTGEKKFSCKFCKKTFNQSGSLKTHLSIHTGEKKFSCKFCKKTFNQSGSLKTHLSVHTGEKKFTCNFCKKTFSVSGNLKKHLSIHTGEKKFSCNFCKKTFSVRGNLKTHLYIHTGEKNFTCNFCKKTFNQSSSLKTHLSIHTGEKKFSCNFCEKTFNQSSSLKTHLSIHTGEKKFSCNFCEKTFNQSSSLKTHLSIHTGEKKFICDFCKKTFNQKSNLITHLSIHTGEKKFTCNFCKKTFNQRSNLKTHLSIHTG
- the LOC142333264 gene encoding uncharacterized protein LOC142333264 isoform X1, which encodes MNYLRVSMDTQTGTSFLEEDPLSLPIKKENMHETEETEYFFVPLAKTNDEVTIFKQTMDSQTGNSFLEEDPLLLPIKKENMHETEEPENLFVPLAKADVEETIFKQTMDSQTGNSFLEEDPLLLPIKKENIHEIEETKYLFVPLAKIADEVTIFKQNMDAQGGSSVLGEDPLSSSIKKEIKHETEQTEYLFEPVVITDDKLMTTSRQDLSEKAIDDVEERSTESSSQSSKCMVCNKLKNNCICDNGNDKEYDDVNSFSIKEKYLQITEKTVKEMDIISSHLPIHTCVFCQESFTQRSTLESHLNIHVVKKNLICDLCKKTFTQRSSLKAHLLIHTGEKKFTCNFCNKTFSVKCNLKTHLYIHTDEKKFNCNFCKKTFNQRSNLKRHLSIHTGEKKFTCKFCKKTFNQSGSLKTHLSIHTGEKKFSCKFCKKTFNQSGSLKTHLSIHTGEKKFSCKFCKKTFNQSGSLKTHLSIHTGEKKFSCKFCKKTFNQSGSLKTHLSIHTGEKKFSCKFCKKTFNQSGSLKTHLSVHTGEKKFTCNFCKKTFSVSGNLKKHLSIHTGEKKFSCNFCKKTFSVRGNLKTHLYIHTGEKNFTCNFCKKTFNQSSSLKTHLSIHTGEKKFSCNFCEKTFNQSSSLKTHLSIHTGEKKFSCNFCEKTFNQSSSLKTHLSIHTGEKKFICDFCKKTFNQKSNLITHLSIHTGEKKFTCNFCKKTFNQRSNLKTHLSIHTG